Proteins encoded within one genomic window of Ranitomeya variabilis isolate aRanVar5 chromosome 4, aRanVar5.hap1, whole genome shotgun sequence:
- the LOC143768626 gene encoding C-X-C chemokine receptor type 3-2-like: MILYENDELTPSPDYEYDSTLSNLDTSACEPTESFLGYFVPAALAIVFLMDLIGNGLVLTILISRQTSWHLADHYLFQLALSDLLLGLTLPFWAVQYGYSWLFGQVSCKILGALFTINIYSSILLLVAISLSRYFSIVHAVDLHKKQRPIHTIMICLFVWGLSCFLSWQDFYFRDIGENLLSHTTICIYKFDPEKSNSLRIALQLTKIVIAFIIPLIFMLFFYSRIFCTLQESRLNESRRSQLVIVVLLLVFFFCWAPYTSLQLIDTLQRMGYFSWSCRFEEMLDIGLVITETLGLSHVCINPIIYAFVGVKFRKEIFRIFKRISDQVINSNVVLSREGTVLSDTNRSYSKIM; encoded by the exons ATGATACTTTATGAAAACGATGAACTTACACCCAGCCCGGATTACGAATAT GATTCTACACTCTCCAATTTGGACACCTCGGCTTGTGAGCCAACCGAGTCGTTTTTGGGatacttcgttccggcagccttggcGATTGTTTTTCTCATGGATCTAATAGGAAATGGATTAGTGTTAACCATACTGATCAGCAGGCAAACCTCCTGGCATCTAGCAGATCACTATCTGTTCCAGTTGGCCTTGTCTGACCTTCTTCTTGGTCTTACTCTACCATTTTGGGCCGTCCAGTATGGCTACAGTTGGTTGTTTGGTCAAGTGTCTTGTAAGATTTTGGGAGCTTTGTTCaccataaatatatacagtagcaTTTTACTCCTTGTTGCTATTAGTTTGAGTCGCTATTTCTCCATTGTCCATGCCGTGGATCTTCATAAAAAGCAACGGCCAATCCATACAATCATGATTTGTCTTTTTGTCTGGGGTTTATCATGCTTTTTGTCTTGGCAAGACTTTTATTTTCGCGACATTGGAGAAAACCTGCTATCCCACACAACAATCTGCATTTACAAGTTTGACCCAGAAAAATCGAACTCATTGAGGATTGCATTACAACTTACAAAAATTGTTATTGCTTTCATTATCCCATTGATTTTTATGCTGTTTTTCTACTCTCGAATATTTTGTACTCTTCAAGAGTCCAGGTTAAACGAATCCAGAAGGTCTCAGTTAGTAATTGTCGTTCTCCTACTTgtcttcttcttctgctgggcgCCATATACATCTTTGCAACTCATCGATACTCTTCAAAGAATGGGCTACTTCTCCTGGAGCTGCCGTTTCGAAGAGATGTTGGACATCGGCTTGGTGATTACTGAGACTTTGGGCCTATCTCATGTTTGCATAAACCCAATTATTTATGCCTTTGTTGGGGTTAAATTTCGAAAAGAAATTTTTAGGATTTTCAAAAGGATATCTGACCAAGTGATCAACTCCAATGTGGTTCTCTCCAGGGAAGGGACAGTCTTAAGTGACACTAATCGCTCATACTCCAAAATTATGTAA